Below is a genomic region from Nitrospira sp..
GGGATTTGAACTGACAGACGATTTCGCTCCCTATGATGTTCTGATAGGGAGAGATGCGTCTGATGTACGTTAGATAGAATAAGGTTATGCAAGGCATTGAATGTATTGCTACATTGTTCAATTTTCAAGCGGATCATGAATCAAGCCATCATCGATTTCTATCTGGAGAAGCTGCTTGCTTCCATTTTGAGCCCTATGCTATAAGTTGCGCCTCGTGATGTAGCAATTGTTGGCACAGGGTGTATGTGTGAGTGTCGGACGGCATCGGATCAGTCAAGGCTATCAGAGCTTGGCGGAAGTTATTTACCAACCTAATCACATCTCTTCTTCTTTATTAAGGAGGTAGGTCATGGGCAAGACGATGTTATCGGTCCTCTTTGGCCTCGGGTTGAGCGTCGCTGGAGCCTCGGCTGCATTTGCACTCCAAGCCGGTGGTGTTGAGGTCGGCGACCTTGAAACCGGATCAGTCGTGGGCCAGTCGTTCAAGGAACTGGATGTGGATGCGTCATTTTACGCCATCGAAATCGGCAACATGAAGACCTGGTATCCGCCGACGACCGTGATTGATTTTAAGACGCGGCCCGGCGCCCCGGTGCTGCTGAAGGTGACTAATCTGTCCACTGCAGAGCATGGATTCCAGCTCACAGCAGCGGTGAATCAATCGGCCCCGACGGTGTTGAACACCAAGCTGGTGCTCAAGCCAGGCGAGACCAAGTACATCGGTGTTCCAACGAGCGACTTGTTCTATGCCGCGGGGAACGTGTTGGAGTATCGTTGCCATCTGCATCCGGCGCACGTCGGTGGTAAGTTGGTAATGTTGAAATAGTTCGGTCATTTTTTCTGACCGCAAGTTGAGATAACCAAGGCCTCGGAGAAGCAATTCTCCGAGGCCTTGGTGTTTTATCTCAAGCCCGTTTATTGAGAGTGATTCGCTACGTCTCTTCCGGTTGGCAATCTGCTCCGCTCTCTACGGGAATCCGTTGTATGGCGGTCAGCTTTCCTGCGACGATCAAGAGTAGGTACCTACTTTCTTGTGCGGCCGGCTGTTGCTTCTCAATAACATAGGTGTAGAGATCGACGACCATCTCGTCCCCGTCCCATTGGGTGTCGTTTACGACCCACATATGGCTGGTGGCGTCGGGGAAATGGCGAGTGACGAACCCCTCTATGATCGCCCCCAGTTCGCTTGTGCTGGCGTGGACCCATCCGGGGGCAGTAAGGGTAAAAAAGAGGAGCGTGCTAAGGAGCCAGAAGCGTGGACGCATGACTGCACCTCCAGGGTAAGAGGGAGAGGCTCAATCGAAGCGTGGCAGTCGATAAGGAGTAGACTGCGACAACAAAATCCTACAGCTGATTCAATCGTAATGCTAGTGGAATGTTGTGGTCGGCGAGGTCAGGAAGAGAAAATGAGAGGGCCTTGTGTTGATCAACACAAGGCCCTCTCTTACATCACGAAGCCCTGAGGAGTGTGCTAGTTCCGGACGCCGCTCCAGATCTTGCTCTCATCAATGGCCTTGTCAGGGTTCAACGTTTTGGCCTTTGTCATTAACACATCCGTTGTTTCCGGATAGGCCGGATCGGAGATGCAGCAATTGTCCACAGGGCAGACGGCCGCGCACTGCGGTTCATCAAAGTGCCCGACGCATTCCGTGCAGCGATCATGGGTGATGATGTAAATGTTGTCGCCTACGCCCTGACCGTCGCCCACGTGATGGCCCTTGCCCTCAGCATCGCTCCGGGTTTCGAAAATCGCCTCGTTGGGACATTCAGGCAGGCAAGCCCCACAGGAAATGCATTCGTCGGTAATCAGCAGTGCCATGACCCACGCCTCCTTCTCACTTCTGAGACAACAAACAATATTGACAAGATCGCGCCGCCCCGACCATAGTGCGTGCGCTGTGTGGGGGCCATTCTATTCTGTGATTCTTTTCTAAGTCAACAGAACGGCTTCCGGTCAGAAGGCCTAGAATTCAAGGGAATATGGCCCATGAGGCCCAGGCCGGTAAGTTAATTTTTCTCGACACCGAAGGCGAAGACTATGGCTTTAACGCAGTCTCAGGGGAGTGATCGAGAGCAGAAAAAAAAGCGGATCATCATGATGATCCTGTTGGCGATCCTCCTCATGAGCGTGTCCATGTTTCTGGTGCCGCAGAAGGACACGGACATCATTGTGGTGACCTTTCCTCACGGTGAAACGATCGAAGCGGAAGTTGCAGAGACGCCGGAAAAGCTGCTGTTCGGGCTCGCGTTTCGTGATCAGTTGCCGCCCAATACGGGGATGCTTTATATCTTTGAGTCTAATGGGCTCCATCGGGTCCGGACCAAGGAATTTCGATTTCCTGTGGACATGATCTGGGTCGATGAGAGCCATCATGTGGTGCACATGGTCGAGCGTGCGAGCCCCTGCGAGAAGGACCCCTGTCCGTTCTTCGGTCCTCCGCCGGAGGCGGCGCGGTATGTACTGGAAACCGAGGCGGGATTTATCCAGCGGGTTGGTGTTGCAAATGGGGACGAGCTAAAGTATTTCCTGCGCATGTAACGGATTCGCCTGCAGAGTGCCGTGCCGTTTCTGGCCGATTGAGGAGACTGGTATGGAGGGGTTCCAACGGGTCGCTGGACTGAACGAAGTGGCGCCCGGGCAATCGAAAGTCGTGAAGGTTAATGACAAGGCCATTGCCCTGTTCAATATCGACGGAAAGTTCTATGCGATTCACAATTTGTGTCCGCATGAAGGCGGGCCGCTGAACGAAGGTCGATTGAAAGGGTATGTGGTGGCCTGTCCCTGGCACGACCTGGCCTTCGACATTCGAAGCGGGCAGGGAACCGACGGCGGCGGCTATTGCATCGGGAGTTATGAAGTGCGTGTCGAGGATGCCGATATTTTTGTGGGGCCCCGTCGAAAGGCGTAATGCTGGGTTGAGGGGGAGATGGTGGTCTATGGAGCTCGTGGGCAGTTATGAATAGTGCCGGACAGAATATCTCGGGCTCCTCGGAAGGACAAGGGAGTCGGGCGATCGAGGCCGTCCTTGGGCGAGCGTTTACCATTCATCTGTGGGAAGACCGTACCCGTGGCGAGCAATGGGTTCCGAGCTACAACACCAAGGCGCTGACCCTTGTGGATGATCAATTTCTCCGAGTCGCCAGTAATAACGCAGTCGAGAATGGTCAACGCACGTTCGAGTTTCAGGGGATGCTGCCCGGGACCCATGAATTAGTATTCGAAAAGCGCATGGGGTGGAAATTCACCGCGGAAGATCGTCGGATATTCCTGATTCAGGTTGCGCCAACCGGGAAAGGTTGATGGCCGTGCCGAATATTGCATTTATCAATGGGCGATTCCTTCCCTGGCATGAGGCTACCGTACCGATCGAAGATCGTGGATTTCAGTTCGGCGATGGTGTGTACGAAGTCATCAGGACCTATCGCGGCCGTCCCTTTGAGCTGGATGCGCATCTCAATCGGCTTGACCGCAGTGCGCGTGAACTGAGCCTGATTCAGCCCTATACGAGAGCCCAGTGGACCGAGTGGATTCAGCAGGGCATTCGGGCGGCTGGATATGCAGAGGCGAAGGTTTATCTCCAGATCACCCGCGGGGTGGCTGCGAGAGACCACGCGTTTCCGTCCAACGTGGCTCCGACGGTGGTGATGACGATTCGAGAGTTGGCGCCATTTCCGGCGAAGACCAGGGAGACCGGCGTCATTGCTAAGACCTGTGAGGACTTGCGCTGGGGGCGTTGCGACATCAAGAGCGTGAATTTGTTGGCGAATGTGTTGGCTCGAGAAGAGGCGAAGCGGGCCGGTGTGTTTGAGGCGATCCTGGTGAAAGATGGCCTGGTCACGGAAGGGTCGGTGAGCAATGTGATGGCGGTACAATCGGGAACCGTGGTGACCGCTCCGGAAGGCCCGCGAATTCTATCGGGAGTAACCCGCACGGTGGTCTTGAGCCTGGCGAGGGCGGCGGGGTTCCCGGTGCGTGAAGAGTTTCTGCCGGTCGAGTCGCTCTATACCGCGGATGAAGTGTTTCTGACCGGGACGACCGTGGAAGTCCTTGCGGTGGTTCAGGTGGATGGGCGGGTGATCGGGGCCGGTCGACCCGGTCCGGTTGTCGAGGCTCTGGCCTCCCGCTGGGCGGCATTGACGGGGTCGTCCCCCTTGCTTTGAGGGGGGGGCCATGTTAAGGTGCCGTCGCTGGAAGTGGGCTCAGGCCCACTTTTTTGTTTGGGCAGATGTACGGCAGTGTCAGAGGATACCGCATTGAGCATTCCGGAGCATGGATCCCGGTCTTCCATTGATCGGATTCAGGACATTCTTTCTCCGATTCTCTGGACACTAGGGTTGGAATTAGTGGACGTGGTGTGCGTCGGGCAAGGTTCCCGATCCGTTGTCCGAGTGCTGATCGACAAACCAGGTGGTGTGACCGTTTCAGATTGTGAGCGGGCCCATTTGGCGGTAGGGCCCGCGCTGGATGTTGCCGATCCATTTCCACATACCTACACGCTGGAAGTGTCATCACCCGGGCTTGACCGCCCGTTCAAGCGGCTCCAAGACTATCAGCGTGCGGTCGGGAAGCGGGTGAGCGTCAAGCTGAAGCAGCCGCTTGACGGCCAATGGCGTATTATCGGAGAGTTAGTGGAGGCGGATGAGGACTCGGTCGTTCTGGCGATCGCGTCGAAGGCCGCTACGACGGACACAGTGAAGCTGGATCGCCACTCTGTCGCGGAGGCCCGGTTAGTGATTGAGATTTAGCCGATGGTCAGGAGTGGTCACAGTCCCGCACGATCGAGCAGGAGCCTAAATTTATGAACCGAGAATTAATCGCAGTCATCGATGAGATTGGACGCCAAAAGGGCATCGAAAAGTCCCGTGTCATCGGGGCCATCGAGTCGGCCCTCCAAACCGCTGCCAAAAAGCGCTTCGGGCAGGCGGAGAATATCCAAGTCGAGATCGACTCTAAGACGGGCGAGATCTCCGTGGTCTCGAAGAAGACGATTGTCGATCACGTGAGCAACCCGAAGGCGGAAATCTCCCTTCAGGAAGCGCGCCAACTTGATAGCGAAGCGGAAGTGGGAGACGAAATCGGCTCGCTCATCGAAATGGACGAGCTCGGCCGTATCGCGGCACAGACGGCGAAACAGGTCATCTTTCAAAAGGTGCGCGAAGCCGAGTGGGAAGCGGTTCAGAAAGAATATTCGACCAGGCAGGGCGACCTCGTCAACGGCATTATCTTGGGCATGGAACGCCGGAATTATCTGGTAGACCTCGGCAAGACGGAAGCCGTCCTTCCGATTCAGGAGCAGATTCCGCGCGAGACGTATCGGCGCGGCGACCGGGTCAAGGCGATGTTGTTGGAAGTCCGCCGGACGCCGAAAGACGTGCAGGTCATTCTGACGCGGAGCCATCCCCAATTCGTCTCGAAGCTGTTCGAGCTGGAAGTGCCGGAAGTCATGGAAAAGATCGTGGAGATCAAGTCGATTGTCAGAGAGCCGGGCGATCGCACGAAGATTGCGGTGACCTCGCGTGAGAAAGCGGTCGATCCGGTCGGCGCCTGTGTCGGCATCAAGGGATCGCGCGTGCAGGCGGTGGTCCGCGAGTTACGGGGCGAGAAGATCGATATCATCACCTGGACGCAGGATCCTCGCGTGTTTATTGCGGAGGCGCTGAATCCGGCTTCGATCGAAAAAGTCGGTATCGACGACGAGAAGAAGTCGGCGTTGGTCGTGGTCGCCGATTCGCAGCTGTCGCTGGCGATCGGGAAGAACGGGCAGAATGTGCGGTTGGCGGCTCGTTTGACCGGATGGAAGATCGATATCATCAGCGCGACGGAATACGAAAAAGAAAAAGTGGAGCGCGACAAGGAAATCAAAGCTGCGATGGCCGACGAGGCCGAAGCGCAGCGGTTGCAGGAAGAGGCCCGGCAAGCCGCCAGGGCCGAAGAAAACGAATCGAACTAGAATCGAGTTCAACCAGTGTCTGCAATGCGCGTCTATGAATTAGCGAAGAAGCTGGGGATCGAGAACAAAGATCTCATCCCTGAACTCAAGAAGATGGGTGTGCCTGTCGCCTCTCACAGCAGTGCGCTCGATGACGACACGGTGCAAAAAGCTCTGGACAAACTCAGCCCGAAAGCCAAAGGGGCCGTGAAGGCGAGTGGGAAGGCGTCAGGCGACGATGTGGTCGGAAAAACACGCGACACTGAGGTAAAGCACGAGAGCGGGCATGGCGCCAAGGCGTCTGCCTCCAAGGCGGCGATTGTGGAGGAGCCGGCAAAGACGGACAAGCGGCGCATCCTCATCAAGCGCAAGAAGGAAGATGAGCCGGTTGAAGCCAGCAGTCCGGTGGCTCCCCCGCCGAGCGAGGTCGAGACGTCAGCCGTCGCTGCAACGTCCGCTGCGCATCCGGCGGTGAGTGAACCGCCCCCTCCTCCTCCCCCTGTGGTCCTGCCGGAGTTGCCGGAAATCGGAACGATCCTCGCGCAACCTCCTCCTCCGGTTGAGAAGGTTGTTGTAAAGCCCGCGGCTGTTACGCTGGGAGCGGCGCCTGGAATTATGCTGACGCCGGAAGCGCTCGCAGCGAAGAAGAAGAGCTTGGCGCTCGAAGCGATTGAAGCGGAAGGGCTCAAGGAAAAGCTCAAAAAAGCCAAAAAAACCGGTCGGCCCAAAGAAGAGCCGGATGTGAAGCATCGTGAAGATGCCGCCCGGTGGCAGGATCTTCGTGCCATTCCGACTGTGCAGCGCCGCGATGATCGGTCCCGGCATCTGCATCACAGTGCGCCTTCAGAAATTACCAAGCCGCGTAGAAAGAGCGTCAAGGTGACGGTGGGCACGACGGTGAAAGAGTTTGCCGAGTTGATCGGGCAACGTCCGGCTGACATCGTTCGAAAGTTGATGGAGATGGGGCAGATGCTCACGTTCAATCAGCCGATGAACATGGATGTGGCCTCGATGATTGCCGAAGAAGCCGGCGTCAAGATAGAAATCTCCGTTGAGAAGGCCGGCGATGAACTCCTGGAGGCCGTGGTGCAAGCGGGAGAGGGCGATGAGCGCCTTGAGCCCAGGCCTCCGGTCGTCACCATCATGGGCCACGTCGATCACGGAAAAACATCGCTCCTGGATGCGATCAGACAAACGAAGGTGGCCGAGGGCGAGGCAGGCGGGATTACGCAGCACATCGGCGCCTATACCGTTTCGGTTCATGGGAAGCAGGTCACATTCCTGGATACGCCGGGCCACGAAGCCTTTACCGCCATGCGGTCGCGTGGGGCCAAGGTGACGGACATCGTCATTCTCGTGGTGGCTGCCGACGATGGCGTGATGCCGCAAACCATCGAAGCGATCAACCATGCGAAGGCGGCAGGGGTGCCACTGATTGTGGCGATGAATAAAATCGACAAGCCTGAGGCCAACCCCGATCGGGTGCGTAATGCGCTGTCTGAGCACGGGCTGATTTCCGAAGCCTGGGGCGGCGACACCATTATGGTGGAGGTCTCAGCCAAGCAGAAGACCGGTCTCGACACGTTACTCGAAATGATTTTGCTTCAGTCGGAAGTGTTGGAGTTGAAGGCCGATCCGCACCGTCAGGCCAAGGGGACGGTCGTGGAAGCCAAGTTGGAGCGGGGCCGTGGCCCTGTTGCAACGGTCCTGGTTCAGAGCGGGACGCTCAAAGTAGGCGATGTGTTTGTGGTCGGAACGTTCAGCGGTCGCGTCCGGGCCTTGCTCAATGACCAGGGTGTCAAGACGCAGCAGGCGACGCCGTCGATTCCGGTCGAGGTGATCGGGTTGCCGGGAGTGCCTTCAGCCGGAGATGTCTTCCAAGTGGTCTCCGACGAGCGAGTGGCGCGAGAAATTGCCGATGAGCGGGCGCAGAAGCAGCGCACGGCGGATCTCGCGGGTCAGACGAAGGTCTCGCTCGACGATCTCTTTGCCAGAATTAAGGAAGGGTCAGCCAAGGAGCTCGCCATCGTCATTAAGGCGGACGTGCAGGGCTCATCTGAAGCGCTGGCCGCGGCGGTTGAAAAGCTTCCAACCCCTGCGGTGAGGATCCGGGTCATTCACAACGGCGTCGGGGGAGTCACGGAGTCCGATGTGCTCCTGGCTGCCGCCTCGCGCGCGATTATTATCGGATTCAATGTTCGTCCTGAACCGAAAGCCGCGTCCCTAGCCGAGCAGCAAGGGGTCGACGTTCGGTTGTATACGATTATTTATGAAGCTTTGTCCGACATTAAGGCCGCGATGGAAGGGTTGCTGGACCCCACGCTGAAGGAGCGGTCGTTGGGCCGGGCGGAAGTGCGCCAAGTTTTCACGATTCCCAAGGCCGGTGTCGTGGCCGGTTCCTACGTGGTCGAGGGCACGATCTCCCGAGCGGCGGTGGGAGTCAGGCTCATTCGAGACAACGTGGTGGTGTTCGAGGGCCGCCTCGGCTCGTTGCGCCGGTTCAAGGATGACGTGCGCGAAGTGCAGCAGGGATACGAGTGCGGTATCAGCATCGAGAACTTTAACGACATCAAGGCTGGCGATGTGATCGAGGCCTATACGATCGATAAGATCGCGGGGAAGCTCTAAGTCGTAGCGCCGGTAGGTGTGATGTGTGGCTGGGATGGTCGTGGGAGTCTGCACCGTCGAGCTGTGGATTCCGGAGAGTCAGTCGCTCAAGGATAAGCGGCAGGTCTTGCATAGCGTGAAGGATCGCCTGCGCGGCAAGTTCAACCTCTCTGTTGCCGAAGTAGACGGGCAAGACCTCTGGCAAAAAGCGGTGCTCGGGATGGCCTGTGTGGCGAATGACGGGAGCCACGTCGAACAGGTCCTCGAGCAGGCGCTCAACGTCATCAAGAGTATGCCAACCATTGAAGTTGTTCGTGTGCATCGGGAGCTCTTGTAACACGCATGCGTGTGAGATCTGGAAGAAGTAGGCAGGAAGAGCGAGCGTGCGACAGGTGGGCGATGTCCAAGACGACCTATAAGCGATCAGACCGAGTAGCCGACCAGATTCGCATGGAGGTGGCGGACATCTTGATGCGCAAGATCAAGGATCCGCGCGTGCGGTCGGTCACGGTGACAGACGTCGAACTGACGGCGGATCTACGGATCGCCTACATCTTCGTCACGACGATGGAGAAGGAGCAGGCTGAGCGCGATGTGTTTGCCGGATTATCGAAGGCCAGCGGTTTCGTTCGGGCCGAGCTGGGCCGGCGATTGGCATTGCGGTATTTGCCCGAAATCGTCTTTAAGCGAGATGAGACGGGCCCGCGCGGTGACCGAGTCATGAAATTGCTCGATGAATTGCAGCCGCATGAGACGGCCCAAGACACGTCCGATGGCACGTCCGGTCCGGCGGAGTTGATCATTCCCCCGATGAGAACGAAGTGATGGCGTTGGTGACGGAAGGGCGGCAAAAGACTCGTGTGGGCGATGGCGTGCTCATCGTCAACAAAGAGGCGGGCTGGACCTCCCATGATGTGGTGGCGAAAGTACGGGGCCTGTTGGGTGGGGCTAAGGTCGGGCATGCCGGCACGCTGGATCCTGCGGCGACGGGTGTGCTGCCTCTGCTGATCGGGAAAGCGACGCGGGTGGCGGAATATCTGGTGGGTTGGGACAAGGAGTATCGTGCGGTCCTGCGGTTGGGTGAAACGACGGATACGCAGGATGCGACCGGGACCGTGCTTCAGCGGGTGGAGACGGCGGGTGTGAGTGCCGAAATTCTTGACGGCGTGGTCGCTCGATTTCGCGGGCCACAAAAGCAAATGCCCCCGATGTATTCGGCGGTGAAGGTGGCCGGGCGGCCGTTATATAAGTCGGCCCGCGCCGGAGAAACCGTTGAGCGAGCAGAACGGGACATCGTCATTCACGAGCTCGACGTGACGGCCGTCGACGGCCGCGACATTGCATTGCGAGTCGTCTGCTCGAAGGGAACCTATATCCGGACGTTGTGCGCCGATATGGGGCAGGCATTGGGCGTCGGCGGACATCTGCTGTCGCTTGAGCGCACGCGTGTCGGGTCGCTGACGATCGAGCAGGGGCTGACGGTCGACCAGATTGCCGCTCATGTGACGATCGGCTCGGTTGAATCGATCTTATTGACGCTGGATCAGGTGTTGGCGCAGCTGCCCCTTGTGACGGTGACGATGGAGCAAGCCGTACGCGTGCTGCACGGGGCGCCAATCGGGTTGCCGCACGA
It encodes:
- a CDS encoding 4Fe-4S dicluster domain-containing protein, with product MALLITDECISCGACLPECPNEAIFETRSDAEGKGHHVGDGQGVGDNIYIITHDRCTECVGHFDEPQCAAVCPVDNCCISDPAYPETTDVLMTKAKTLNPDKAIDESKIWSGVRN
- a CDS encoding DUF192 domain-containing protein — encoded protein: MALTQSQGSDREQKKKRIIMMILLAILLMSVSMFLVPQKDTDIIVVTFPHGETIEAEVAETPEKLLFGLAFRDQLPPNTGMLYIFESNGLHRVRTKEFRFPVDMIWVDESHHVVHMVERASPCEKDPCPFFGPPPEAARYVLETEAGFIQRVGVANGDELKYFLRM
- a CDS encoding Rieske 2Fe-2S domain-containing protein, with the translated sequence MEGFQRVAGLNEVAPGQSKVVKVNDKAIALFNIDGKFYAIHNLCPHEGGPLNEGRLKGYVVACPWHDLAFDIRSGQGTDGGGYCIGSYEVRVEDADIFVGPRRKA
- a CDS encoding protease inhibitor I42 family protein, translated to MNSAGQNISGSSEGQGSRAIEAVLGRAFTIHLWEDRTRGEQWVPSYNTKALTLVDDQFLRVASNNAVENGQRTFEFQGMLPGTHELVFEKRMGWKFTAEDRRIFLIQVAPTGKG
- the dat gene encoding D-amino-acid transaminase, translating into MAVPNIAFINGRFLPWHEATVPIEDRGFQFGDGVYEVIRTYRGRPFELDAHLNRLDRSARELSLIQPYTRAQWTEWIQQGIRAAGYAEAKVYLQITRGVAARDHAFPSNVAPTVVMTIRELAPFPAKTRETGVIAKTCEDLRWGRCDIKSVNLLANVLAREEAKRAGVFEAILVKDGLVTEGSVSNVMAVQSGTVVTAPEGPRILSGVTRTVVLSLARAAGFPVREEFLPVESLYTADEVFLTGTTVEVLAVVQVDGRVIGAGRPGPVVEALASRWAALTGSSPLL
- the rimP gene encoding ribosome maturation factor RimP, coding for MSIPEHGSRSSIDRIQDILSPILWTLGLELVDVVCVGQGSRSVVRVLIDKPGGVTVSDCERAHLAVGPALDVADPFPHTYTLEVSSPGLDRPFKRLQDYQRAVGKRVSVKLKQPLDGQWRIIGELVEADEDSVVLAIASKAATTDTVKLDRHSVAEARLVIEI
- the nusA gene encoding transcription termination factor NusA, encoding MNRELIAVIDEIGRQKGIEKSRVIGAIESALQTAAKKRFGQAENIQVEIDSKTGEISVVSKKTIVDHVSNPKAEISLQEARQLDSEAEVGDEIGSLIEMDELGRIAAQTAKQVIFQKVREAEWEAVQKEYSTRQGDLVNGIILGMERRNYLVDLGKTEAVLPIQEQIPRETYRRGDRVKAMLLEVRRTPKDVQVILTRSHPQFVSKLFELEVPEVMEKIVEIKSIVREPGDRTKIAVTSREKAVDPVGACVGIKGSRVQAVVRELRGEKIDIITWTQDPRVFIAEALNPASIEKVGIDDEKKSALVVVADSQLSLAIGKNGQNVRLAARLTGWKIDIISATEYEKEKVERDKEIKAAMADEAEAQRLQEEARQAARAEENESN
- the infB gene encoding translation initiation factor IF-2; protein product: MRVYELAKKLGIENKDLIPELKKMGVPVASHSSALDDDTVQKALDKLSPKAKGAVKASGKASGDDVVGKTRDTEVKHESGHGAKASASKAAIVEEPAKTDKRRILIKRKKEDEPVEASSPVAPPPSEVETSAVAATSAAHPAVSEPPPPPPPVVLPELPEIGTILAQPPPPVEKVVVKPAAVTLGAAPGIMLTPEALAAKKKSLALEAIEAEGLKEKLKKAKKTGRPKEEPDVKHREDAARWQDLRAIPTVQRRDDRSRHLHHSAPSEITKPRRKSVKVTVGTTVKEFAELIGQRPADIVRKLMEMGQMLTFNQPMNMDVASMIAEEAGVKIEISVEKAGDELLEAVVQAGEGDERLEPRPPVVTIMGHVDHGKTSLLDAIRQTKVAEGEAGGITQHIGAYTVSVHGKQVTFLDTPGHEAFTAMRSRGAKVTDIVILVVAADDGVMPQTIEAINHAKAAGVPLIVAMNKIDKPEANPDRVRNALSEHGLISEAWGGDTIMVEVSAKQKTGLDTLLEMILLQSEVLELKADPHRQAKGTVVEAKLERGRGPVATVLVQSGTLKVGDVFVVGTFSGRVRALLNDQGVKTQQATPSIPVEVIGLPGVPSAGDVFQVVSDERVAREIADERAQKQRTADLAGQTKVSLDDLFARIKEGSAKELAIVIKADVQGSSEALAAAVEKLPTPAVRIRVIHNGVGGVTESDVLLAAASRAIIIGFNVRPEPKAASLAEQQGVDVRLYTIIYEALSDIKAAMEGLLDPTLKERSLGRAEVRQVFTIPKAGVVAGSYVVEGTISRAAVGVRLIRDNVVVFEGRLGSLRRFKDDVREVQQGYECGISIENFNDIKAGDVIEAYTIDKIAGKL
- a CDS encoding DUF503 domain-containing protein, yielding MVVGVCTVELWIPESQSLKDKRQVLHSVKDRLRGKFNLSVAEVDGQDLWQKAVLGMACVANDGSHVEQVLEQALNVIKSMPTIEVVRVHRELL
- the rbfA gene encoding 30S ribosome-binding factor RbfA; translated protein: MSKTTYKRSDRVADQIRMEVADILMRKIKDPRVRSVTVTDVELTADLRIAYIFVTTMEKEQAERDVFAGLSKASGFVRAELGRRLALRYLPEIVFKRDETGPRGDRVMKLLDELQPHETAQDTSDGTSGPAELIIPPMRTK
- the truB gene encoding tRNA pseudouridine(55) synthase TruB; this translates as MALVTEGRQKTRVGDGVLIVNKEAGWTSHDVVAKVRGLLGGAKVGHAGTLDPAATGVLPLLIGKATRVAEYLVGWDKEYRAVLRLGETTDTQDATGTVLQRVETAGVSAEILDGVVARFRGPQKQMPPMYSAVKVAGRPLYKSARAGETVERAERDIVIHELDVTAVDGRDIALRVVCSKGTYIRTLCADMGQALGVGGHLLSLERTRVGSLTIEQGLTVDQIAAHVTIGSVESILLTLDQVLAQLPLVTVTMEQAVRVLHGAPIGLPHDLSPTSLPIRLKDEQGRLLAIGAYDGQGKGSVRIDKVLVDSESLN